One Triticum dicoccoides isolate Atlit2015 ecotype Zavitan chromosome 5B, WEW_v2.0, whole genome shotgun sequence genomic window carries:
- the LOC119310442 gene encoding putative serpin-Z12, translating to MSPIGKFVFCLTVFAAWRLSSTLFAEAPPPAPGVDSASRNASCLALARETGIRSEGGTGRNFVISPLSIHAALAKVAAGARGDTLSELLRFLGSASLNELHRGAATELVGRLNGIAQTSFASGVWVDRMLALKPEFTAIAASRYNATVESVDFMSGAEQARQRVNAFVADATNKHILEVLPPGSVGSGTAVVLANALYFKGAWTQPFDVSTAPFHIPGGTTVRVPSMTTSESQHIAVYPGFRALKLPYKNDVQQQAEFYMLILLPDSETEIADLYDKAVSTPEFIKTHTPTGKVPVGRFMVPKFKFTSKFELSSDMRKLGVTRAFEGGNFSGMMTGGEGLSINAVYHKATIEVDEVGTVAAAATAIVGFGSAGPGYEVDFVADRPFLFAVVEEETDAVLFLGHVANPLAR from the coding sequence ATGTCGCCCATCGGGAAGTTCGTGTTCTGCTTGACCGTGTTCGCCGCATGGCGCCTCAGCTCGACCCTGTTCGCCGAGGCGCCGCCTCCAGCTCCTGGTGTCGACTCCGCGTCCAGGAACGCATCGTGCCTGGCTCTCGCCAGGGAGACCGGAATCCGGTCGGAAGGCGGCACGGGGCGCAACTTCGTCATCTCGCCGCTGTCCATCCATGCGGCGCTCGCGAAGGTGGCCGCCGGTGCGCGGGGCGACACTCTTAGCGAGCTCCTGCGGTTCCTCGGGTCGGCGTCGCTCAACGAGCTGCACCGCGGGGCGGCGAccgagctcgtcggtaggctcaacGGCATAGCGCAGACGTCCTTCGCCAGCGGCGTGTGGGTGGACCGGATGCTGGCGCTCAAGCCAGAGTTCACGGCCATCGCCGCGTCGCGGTACAACGCAACGGTAGAATCCGTGGACTTCATGTCGGGAGCCGAGCAGGCGAGGCAGCGCGTGAACGCCTTCGTGGCGGACGCGACCAACAAGCACATCCTCGAAGTCCTGCCTCCGGGCTCCGTCGGCTCCGGCACGGCGGTCGTCCTCGCCAACGCTCTCTACTTCAAAGGGGCGTGGACACAGCCGTTCGACGTCTCTACCGCGCCGTTCCACATTCCAGGCGGCACCACCGTGCGCGTGCCATCCATGACGACAAGCGAGTCACAGCACATCGCGGTCTACCCGGGCTTCAGGGCCCTCAAGCTGCCGTACAAGAACGACGTGCAACAGCAAGCTGAATTCTACATGCTTATCCTACTACCGGACAGCGAGACTGAGATCGCCGATCTGTACGACAAGGCCGTGTCGACGCCGGAGTTCATCAAGACGCACACGCCGACAGGGAAGGTTCCAGTCGGGCGGTTCATGGTCCCAAAGTTCAAGTTCACGTCCAAGTTCGAACTGTCATCCGACATGCGGAAGCTTGGTGTCACTAGGGCTTTTGAAGGCGGCAACTTCTCGGGCATGATGACCGGCGGGGAAGGGCTTTCCATCAACGCGGTGTACCACAAGGCCACTATCGAGGTGGACGAGGTTGGCACCGTGGCCGCCGCTGCCACGGCCATCGTCGGGTTTGGTAGTGCAGGACCGGGGTATGAAGTAGATTTTGTGGCGGATCGGCCTTTCTTATTTGCCGTGGTAGAGGAGGAGACAGACGCAGTGTTGTTTCTTGGTCACGTGGCTAATCCTCTCGCTCGCTAA
- the LOC119306572 gene encoding putative serpin-Z12: MSPFGKFLFCLTLLAASRLSSTLFAEAPPAHGVDSTFRNASCLALAREAGVRAEGGTARNFVISPLSIHAALAKVAAGTRGDTLSELLRFLGSASLSELHRAAATKLVGRLNGIAQTSFASGVWVDRMLALKPEFTAIAASRYNATVESVDFVSGAEKARQRVNAFVADATNKHILEVLPPGSVGSGTAVVLANALYFKGAWTQPFDVSTAPFHIPGGTTVRVPSMTTSESQHIAVYPGFRALKLPYKNDGQQQAEFYMLILLPDSETEIADLYDKAVSMPEFIKTHTPTENVPVGQFMVPKFKFTSEFEVSSDMRKLGVTRAFEGGDFSGMMTGGEGLSINGVYHKATIEVDEVGTVAAAATAVLWFGSAAPGAPRDLVDFVADRPFLFAVVEEGTDAVLFLGHVANPLAH, translated from the coding sequence ATGTCGCCCTTCGGGAAGTTCTTGTTCTGCTTGACCCTGTTGGCCGCATCGCGCCTCAGCTCGACCCTGTTCGCCGAGGCGCCTCCAGCTCATGGTGTCGACTCCACGTTCAGGAACGCATCGTGCCTGGCTCTCGCCAGGGAGGCCGGCGTCCGGGCGGAAGGCGGCACGGCGCGCAACTTCGTCATCTCGCCGCTGTCCATCCACGCGGCGCTCGCGAAGGTGGCCGCCGGCACGCGGGGCGACACGCTTAGCGAGCTCCTGCGGTTCCTCGGGTCGGCGTCGCTCAGCGAGCTGCACCGCGCGGCGGCGACCAAGCTCGTCGGCAGGCTCAACGGCATAGCGCAGACGTCCTTTGCCAGCGGCGTGTGGGTGGACCGGATGCTGGCACTCAAGCCAGAGTTCACGGCCATCGCCGCGTCACGGTACAACGCCACGGTAGAATCCGTGGACTTCGTGTCAGGGGCCGAGAAGGCGAGGCAGCGCGTGAACGCCTTCGTGGCGGACGCGACCAACAAGCACATCCTCGAAGTCCTGCCTCCGGGCTCCGTCGGCTCCGGCACGGCGGTCGTCCTCGCCAACGCTCTCTACTTCAAAGGGGCGTGGACACAGCCGTTCGACGTCTCTACCGCGCCGTTCCACATCCCAGGCGGCACCACCGTGCGCGTGCCATCCATGACGACAAGCGAGTCACAACACATCGCGGTCTACCCGGGCTTCAGGGCCCTCAAGCTGCCATACAAGAACGACGGGCAGCAGCAAGCTGAATTCTACATGCTTATCCTACTACCGGACAGCGAGACTGAGATCGCCGATCTGTATGACAAGGCTGTGTCGATGCCGGAGTTCATCAAGACGCACACGCCGACAGAGAATGTTCCAGTCGGGCAGTTCATGGTCCCCAAGTTCAAGTTCACGTCCGAGTTCGAAGTGTCATCCGACATGCGGAAGCTTGGTGTCACTAGGGCTTTCGAAGGCGGCGACTTCTCGGGCATGATGACCGGTGGGGAAGGGCTTTCCATCAACGGGGTGTACCATAAAGCCACTATCGAGGTGGACGAGGTAGGCACCGTGGCCGCCGCTGCCACGGCCGTCCTCTGGTTTGGTAGTGCGGCTCCGGGGGCACCACGGGATCTGGTCGATTTTGTGGCGGATCGACCTTTCTTATTTGCCGTGGTAGAGGAGGGGACAGATGCAGTTTTGTTTCTTGGGCACGTGGCTAATCCTCTCGCTCACTAG
- the LOC119310441 gene encoding putative serpin-Z12, whose product MSPIGKFVFCLTVFAAWRLSSTLFAEAPPPAPGVDSASRNASCLALARETGIRSEGGTGRNFVISLLSIHAALAKVAAGARGDTLSELPRFLGSASLNELHRGAATELVGRLNGIAQTSFASGVWVDRMLALKPEFTAIAASRYNATVESVDFMSGAEQARQRVNAFVADATNKHILEVLPPGSVGSGTAVVLANALYFKGAWTQPFDVSTAPFHIPGGTTVRVPSMTTSESQHIAVYPGFRALKLPYKNDVQQQAEFYMLILLPDSETEIADLYDKAVSTPEFIKTHTPTGKVPVGRFMVPKFKFTSKFELSSDMRKLGVTRAFEGGDFSGMMTGGEGLSINGVYHKATIEVDEVGTVAAAATAIVGFGSVGPGYGVDFVADRPFLFAVVEEGTDAVLFLGHVANPLAR is encoded by the coding sequence ATGTCGCCCATCGGGAAGTTCGTGTTCTGCTTGACCGTGTTCGCCGCATGGCGCCTCAGCTCGACCCTGTTCGCCGAGGCGCCGCCTCCAGCTCCTGGTGTCGACTCCGCGTCCAGGAACGCATCGTGCCTGGCTCTCGCCAGGGAGACCGGAATCCGGTCGGAAGGCGGCACGGGGCGCAACTTCGTCATCTCGCTGCTGTCCATCCATGCGGCGCTCGCGAAGGTGGCCGCCGGTGCGCGGGGCGACACTCTTAGCGAGCTCCCGCGGTTCCTCGGGTCGGCGTCGCTCAACGAGCTGCACCGCGGGGCGGCGAccgagctcgtcggtaggctcaacGGCATAGCGCAGACGTCCTTCGCCAGCGGCGTGTGGGTGGACCGGATGCTGGCGCTCAAGCCAGAGTTCACGGCCATCGCCGCGTCGCGGTACAACGCAACGGTAGAATCCGTGGACTTCATGTCGGGAGCCGAGCAGGCGAGGCAGCGCGTGAACGCCTTCGTGGCGGACGCGACCAACAAGCACATCCTCGAAGTCCTGCCTCCGGGCTCCGTCGGCTCCGGCACGGCGGTCGTCCTCGCCAACGCTCTCTACTTCAAAGGGGCGTGGACACAGCCGTTCGACGTCTCTACCGCGCCGTTCCACATTCCAGGCGGCACCACCGTGCGCGTGCCATCCATGACGACAAGCGAGTCACAGCACATCGCGGTCTACCCGGGCTTCAGGGCCCTCAAGCTGCCGTACAAGAACGACGTGCAACAGCAAGCTGAATTCTACATGCTTATCCTACTACCGGACAGCGAGACTGAGATCGCCGATCTGTACGACAAGGCCGTGTCGACGCCGGAGTTCATCAAGACGCACACGCCGACAGGGAAGGTTCCAGTCGGGCGGTTCATGGTCCCAAAGTTCAAGTTCACGTCCAAGTTCGAACTGTCATCCGACATGCGAAAGCTTGGTGTCACTAGGGCTTTTGAAGGAGGCGACTTCTCGGGCATGATGACCGGCGGGGAAGGGCTTTCCATCAACGGGGTGTACCACAAGGCCACTATCGAGGTGGACGAGGTAGGCACCGTGGCCGCCGCTGCCACGGCCATTGTCGGGTTTGGTAGTGTAGGACCGGGGTATGGTGTAGATTTTGTGGCCGATCGGCCTTTCTTATTTGCCGTGGTAGAGGAGGGAACAGATGCAGTTTTGTTTCTTGGTCACGTGGCTAATCCTCTCGCTCGCTAG